The Trichomycterus rosablanca isolate fTriRos1 chromosome 15, fTriRos1.hap1, whole genome shotgun sequence genome contains a region encoding:
- the LOC134329613 gene encoding uncharacterized protein LOC134329613 has translation MEGRQLVDRGARQEPRGRGSTEMDDNERTGGQGHEDTERERRRLGEERNKRGDGGTRTCRGTGTRRDEMNDGREVKERAEDACEGRGREEPEPKIRRRRGRGAGGEGRDDGREREDKMRAERRK, from the coding sequence ATGGAGGGACGGCAGCTCGTGGACCGAGGGGCCCGACAGGAACCGAGGGGACGTGGAAGCACCGAGATGGATGATAACGAGAGGACCGGCGGCCAAGGACACGAGGACACCGAACGGGAACGGAGACGACTAGGCGAGGAGAGGAATAAACGTGGGGACGGGGGAACGAGGACGTGTCGGGGTACGGGGACGAGGAGAGACGAGATGAACGATGGGAGAGAAGTGAAGGAGCGAGCAGAGGACGCGTGTGAGGGACGAGGACGGGAGGAACCGGAGCCAAAAATAAGGAGGCGAAGGGGACGAGGAGCTGGAGGTGAAGGACGTGATGATGGCCGGGAGCGAGAAGATAAGATGAGAGCAGAACGGAGAAAATAG